A single window of Granulicella mallensis MP5ACTX8 DNA harbors:
- a CDS encoding ring-cleaving dioxygenase — MPQLPIVGLHHVTAIASDPQQNLDFYTDVLGLRFVKRTVNFDDPGSYHFYFGDDAGTPGTILTFFPWPRASRGLAGAGETTHTAFSVPLASLEYWEKRLTEKSVLVERTGKRFEEEVLTFADPDGMKIEIVGHADAGEAKAPRFATVPAEHAIRGFFGVTLLQQRAEETAAILNVMGFRKVAEEGKRQRFAAEGLALGNHIDLLVDPGASHGRPGAGSVHHIAFRAADEASQKEWREEIEKHLDVTPVLDRDYFHSIYFREPGGVLFELATDPPGFATDEPVDALGEALRLPPWLEPRRATIEPRLPKIELHKWKEIA; from the coding sequence ATGCCACAACTCCCGATTGTTGGGCTTCACCATGTAACTGCTATTGCCTCGGATCCACAGCAGAATCTGGACTTCTATACCGATGTCCTCGGATTGCGGTTCGTCAAGCGAACGGTGAACTTCGACGACCCCGGCAGCTACCACTTCTACTTTGGCGATGATGCCGGAACGCCGGGCACAATTCTGACCTTCTTCCCCTGGCCTCGCGCCTCGCGGGGCCTTGCTGGCGCCGGTGAGACCACTCATACCGCCTTCAGCGTGCCGCTGGCCTCTCTGGAGTACTGGGAGAAGCGGCTGACTGAAAAGAGTGTGCTTGTGGAGCGCACCGGCAAACGCTTCGAGGAAGAGGTGCTTACCTTTGCCGATCCCGATGGCATGAAGATCGAAATTGTAGGCCACGCCGATGCGGGGGAGGCGAAGGCCCCACGCTTTGCTACGGTGCCTGCGGAGCATGCAATTCGCGGCTTCTTCGGCGTGACGCTGTTGCAGCAGCGCGCGGAGGAGACGGCGGCCATTCTGAACGTGATGGGCTTCCGCAAGGTTGCCGAAGAGGGCAAGCGGCAGCGTTTCGCGGCAGAGGGCTTAGCGCTGGGTAATCACATCGATCTGTTGGTTGATCCTGGTGCCAGCCATGGACGTCCTGGAGCTGGTTCGGTGCATCACATCGCGTTTCGCGCGGCGGATGAGGCTTCACAGAAGGAGTGGCGGGAGGAGATCGAGAAGCACCTGGACGTGACCCCGGTGCTCGACCGCGACTACTTCCACTCGATCTATTTCCGTGAGCCAGGTGGCGTGCTGTTTGAACTGGCGACGGACCCTCCGGGCTTTGCTACCGATGAGCCGGTGGATGCACTGGGTGAAGCTCTGCGCCTGCCGCCGTGGTTGGAGCCGAGGCGCGCAACGATCGAACCGCGTCTGCCGAAGATCGAGTTGCATAAGTGGAAGGAGATCGCATGA
- a CDS encoding sodium:solute symporter family protein translates to MHLSIIDWLIMLVYFVFVLGIGFALKRYMRTSTDFFLAGRSIPAWVCGLAFISANLGAQEVIGMGASGAKYGIITSHFYWIGAIPAMLFVGLFMMPFYYGSKARSVPEYLRLRYDEKTRAVNAFSFAIMTVFSSGISMYAMALLIQTLGLLHGIVPDAWVFHVSILLSAVIVLGYIFLGGLTSAIYNEVLQFFLIVAGFLPLVWIGLRNVGGWHGIQQKLPTSMTHSWKGMTHASTNSLGVEVVGLVMGLGFVLSFGYWCTDFLVIQRAMAAESQDSARRVPILAAVPKMFFPFLVILPGLIAVSVTSHSTAVQAPAALTQQATTSQHAVPLDEEHPHGIIPLKIDPISGKPIVDASGNPVYNYDLAIPVMLLHFFPTGILGLGLTALLASFMSGMAGNVTAFNTVWTYDIYQSYIKKDASDEHYLWMGRIATIGGILLTIAAAYAVTNFNNIMDALQLIFSLVNAPLFATFLLGMFWKRTTGHGAFTGLLTGTAAALVHHGLTIPADAVPGIHGGWIHTVHTYPSDMAQNFWTAIFAFGVNLLVTIAVSLFTKPRPEPELVGLVYSLTPRAPEHHLAWYQKPMTLALGVLAVLIALNLVFA, encoded by the coding sequence ATGCATCTTTCGATCATCGACTGGCTCATCATGCTGGTCTACTTTGTTTTTGTGCTCGGTATCGGCTTTGCACTGAAACGATACATGCGCACAAGCACCGACTTCTTCCTCGCCGGGCGTTCGATCCCGGCCTGGGTCTGCGGACTGGCCTTCATCTCCGCAAACCTCGGCGCGCAGGAAGTAATCGGGATGGGGGCCTCGGGGGCCAAGTACGGCATCATCACCAGCCACTTCTATTGGATCGGCGCCATTCCGGCGATGCTCTTTGTCGGCCTCTTTATGATGCCCTTCTACTATGGCTCGAAGGCGCGTTCCGTTCCTGAATACCTCCGTCTCCGCTATGACGAGAAGACCCGCGCAGTCAACGCGTTCTCCTTCGCCATCATGACGGTCTTCAGCTCGGGCATCTCGATGTACGCGATGGCCCTGCTCATCCAGACGCTGGGCCTGCTGCACGGTATCGTACCGGACGCCTGGGTCTTCCACGTGTCGATCCTGCTCTCCGCGGTCATCGTACTGGGCTATATCTTCCTGGGCGGCCTTACCAGCGCGATCTATAACGAGGTACTGCAGTTCTTCCTGATCGTCGCCGGGTTCCTTCCCCTGGTCTGGATCGGCCTGCGCAACGTCGGCGGTTGGCATGGCATTCAGCAGAAGCTGCCCACGTCCATGACACACTCCTGGAAGGGCATGACGCATGCCTCGACCAACTCGCTCGGCGTCGAAGTCGTCGGTCTCGTGATGGGGCTGGGCTTTGTGCTCTCCTTCGGCTACTGGTGCACGGACTTCCTCGTCATCCAGCGCGCCATGGCGGCCGAGTCACAGGACTCCGCGCGCCGCGTGCCCATCCTGGCCGCCGTACCGAAGATGTTCTTCCCGTTCCTGGTTATCCTGCCCGGTCTGATCGCGGTCAGCGTCACGTCGCACTCCACCGCCGTGCAGGCTCCCGCGGCCCTCACCCAGCAGGCCACGACTTCGCAGCACGCCGTTCCTTTGGATGAAGAGCACCCCCACGGCATCATCCCGCTCAAGATCGATCCGATCAGCGGTAAGCCTATCGTCGACGCAAGCGGCAACCCGGTCTACAACTACGATCTCGCCATCCCCGTCATGCTGCTGCACTTCTTCCCGACCGGCATTCTCGGTCTTGGCCTCACGGCCCTGCTCGCGAGCTTCATGTCCGGCATGGCCGGCAACGTGACCGCGTTCAATACCGTGTGGACCTATGACATCTACCAGTCGTACATCAAGAAGGACGCCAGCGACGAGCATTACCTCTGGATGGGCCGTATCGCGACCATAGGAGGGATATTGCTCACCATTGCCGCGGCCTATGCGGTGACCAACTTCAACAACATCATGGACGCGCTGCAGTTGATCTTCTCCCTGGTCAACGCCCCGCTGTTCGCAACCTTCCTGCTGGGCATGTTCTGGAAGCGGACAACCGGGCATGGGGCCTTTACCGGACTGCTCACCGGCACCGCTGCAGCCCTCGTGCATCACGGCCTCACCATTCCGGCGGACGCCGTCCCCGGCATTCATGGCGGATGGATCCACACGGTCCACACCTACCCCAGCGATATGGCGCAAAACTTCTGGACGGCAATCTTTGCCTTCGGGGTAAACCTGCTGGTGACCATCGCGGTCAGTCTGTTTACCAAACCGCGTCCGGAGCCGGAACTCGTCGGACTGGTCTACTCGCTTACACCGAGAGCCCCGGAGCACCACCTGGCCTGGTACCAGAAGCCCATGACGCTCGCACTTGGGGTGCTGGCGGTGCTGATTGCGTTGAATCTGGTGTTTGCGTAG
- the galK gene encoding galactokinase encodes MQKNSNEHVYIAPARVNLIGEHTDYTGGLVLPMAIPFSTTATISPNSDSQYHFHSEQFKETREMPVDDRSEAAGNWSDYPVGVLRQLQLRGITPPPFHLEIHGNVPFGAGLSSSASVEVASAIAILAHANATLPLEEIAMLCKLAENDYVHSPCGIMDQFVITAAKAGHALLLDTRSLSYEHIPMNHDGLVNMRIVVCNSMVKHSIADGDYGLRRREVEAGQDVLRAAFPQLRDLADATLDQLESCVAKMTPESYRRCRHIITENARVREAKDAMTAGDAAHLGKLMISAHASQRDDFECSCEEIDFLVDQAVALEGCLGARMTGGGFGGCTVNLVSQDKADTFAQALAASYLKRFNIKAETYICEAVDGACFVTAPKQRNRKHD; translated from the coding sequence CTGCAAAAGAACTCAAATGAACACGTATACATTGCGCCCGCCCGCGTCAATCTGATCGGCGAGCACACCGACTACACCGGCGGCCTCGTGCTGCCGATGGCGATTCCCTTTTCGACCACAGCCACCATCTCACCGAACAGCGACTCGCAGTACCACTTCCATAGCGAGCAGTTCAAAGAGACCCGCGAGATGCCGGTGGACGATCGCTCTGAAGCCGCCGGCAACTGGAGCGACTACCCTGTCGGCGTGCTCCGCCAGCTTCAACTGCGTGGCATTACACCGCCGCCCTTCCATCTTGAGATCCACGGCAATGTCCCCTTCGGCGCAGGCCTCAGCTCGTCGGCCTCAGTAGAAGTCGCCTCCGCGATCGCCATTTTGGCCCACGCCAACGCCACCCTTCCGCTCGAAGAGATCGCGATGCTCTGCAAGCTCGCGGAGAACGACTACGTCCATTCGCCCTGCGGCATTATGGATCAGTTCGTCATCACCGCCGCCAAAGCTGGCCATGCGCTGCTGCTCGACACGCGCTCGCTTAGCTACGAGCACATCCCGATGAATCACGACGGCCTCGTGAATATGCGGATCGTCGTCTGCAACTCAATGGTCAAGCACTCCATCGCCGATGGAGACTACGGTCTTCGCCGTCGCGAGGTCGAAGCCGGACAGGACGTACTGCGCGCAGCTTTCCCGCAGTTGCGTGATCTCGCCGACGCAACCCTTGATCAGCTCGAGTCCTGCGTCGCGAAGATGACGCCCGAATCTTATCGCCGCTGCCGCCACATCATCACCGAAAATGCCCGAGTTCGCGAAGCAAAAGACGCGATGACAGCCGGCGACGCAGCCCACTTGGGCAAGCTGATGATCTCGGCCCACGCCAGCCAGCGCGACGACTTCGAGTGCAGTTGTGAAGAGATCGACTTTCTCGTAGACCAGGCCGTAGCCCTTGAAGGCTGCCTGGGCGCTCGCATGACCGGCGGCGGTTTTGGCGGCTGCACCGTTAACCTCGTCAGCCAGGACAAGGCAGACACTTTTGCGCAGGCCCTGGCGGCCTCCTACCTGAAGCGCTTCAACATCAAGGCCGAGACCTACATCTGCGAGGCCGTCGACGGCGCCTGCTTCGTAACAGCACCAAAGCAAAGGAATCGCAAGCATGATTGA
- a CDS encoding UDP-glucose--hexose-1-phosphate uridylyltransferase: MIDPIFREASHRRWNPLKREWVVVSPHRTQRPWQGQTEEKATPPSLEYDPTCYLCPGNTRAGGHKTPAYTGTYVFENDFAALKSDVPETTMDLNQAGLLRAETERGICRVLCFDPRHDLTLATMELSAIRRVVDMWDAQAAELGARPEMRYVQIFENRGSMMGASNPHPHGQIWATEHIPNEPTLELAAQREYFEQHRVSLLTAYLELEMNQRERIVAENDTWAALVPFWAVWPFELLVLPKRRVATLAELTGPERDGLAAILQQVTRGYNRVFDTPFPYSMGLHPAPSDGPTNGEAYPEWHLHAHFYPPLLRSATVRKFMVGFELLGSPQRDITPESAAETLRNAMQTTAE; this comes from the coding sequence ATGATTGACCCCATCTTTCGTGAGGCCTCCCACCGCCGCTGGAACCCCCTGAAGCGCGAGTGGGTCGTAGTCTCACCGCATCGTACGCAGCGTCCCTGGCAGGGCCAGACCGAAGAGAAGGCCACCCCTCCCTCGCTGGAATACGACCCCACCTGCTATCTCTGCCCCGGCAACACCCGCGCGGGCGGCCACAAGACGCCTGCCTACACCGGCACCTACGTCTTCGAGAACGACTTCGCGGCTCTGAAGTCCGACGTTCCCGAAACGACCATGGACCTGAATCAGGCAGGGCTGCTGCGTGCCGAGACCGAGCGCGGCATCTGCCGGGTGCTCTGCTTCGATCCGCGCCACGACCTCACGCTGGCAACCATGGAACTGTCCGCCATCCGCCGCGTCGTGGACATGTGGGATGCCCAGGCTGCCGAACTCGGCGCACGGCCCGAGATGCGCTATGTGCAGATCTTCGAGAACCGCGGCTCCATGATGGGTGCCAGCAATCCCCATCCCCACGGCCAGATCTGGGCAACCGAGCACATCCCCAACGAGCCCACCCTGGAGCTCGCCGCACAGCGCGAGTACTTCGAGCAGCACCGTGTCTCGCTGCTGACCGCCTATCTCGAACTGGAGATGAACCAGCGCGAGCGCATCGTCGCCGAGAACGACACCTGGGCAGCGCTCGTCCCGTTCTGGGCGGTCTGGCCGTTCGAGCTTCTCGTTCTGCCGAAGCGCCGGGTCGCCACGCTCGCGGAGCTGACCGGTCCCGAGCGCGATGGCCTCGCAGCCATCCTGCAGCAGGTAACACGCGGCTACAACCGCGTCTTCGACACGCCCTTTCCCTACTCGATGGGCCTGCACCCCGCCCCCTCCGACGGTCCCACCAACGGCGAAGCCTATCCGGAATGGCATCTCCACGCCCACTTCTATCCGCCGCTCCTGCGCTCGGCCACCGTACGCAAGTTCATGGTCGGCTTTGAGCTGCTGGGGTCGCCGCAACGCGACATCACCCCGGAGTCCGCGGCCGAAACGCTGCGCAACGCCATGCAAACAACCGCAGAATAA
- the galE gene encoding UDP-glucose 4-epimerase GalE — protein sequence MNLLVTGGAGYIGGTVSTILMQAGHRVTVLDNLCHSKRAELPVGAEFVEADIADRPRVEALLRELKPDGVLHFAALIEAGESMQKPEIYFRNNTASTLALLEAMHATGTNRLVFSSTAAVYGEPKSTPIEETAALAPTNAYGESKLMVEQMLGWFHRVHGLRYASLRYFNVAGALPGRGEAHEPETHIIPLILDVALGRRASINIYGDDYPTPDGTCIRDYIHVRDLADAHILAIKALGERERMILNLGNGSGFSVKEVIASARRVTGHAIPAEIKPRRDGDPARLVAGSEKAKTELGWQPEYPELDRILESAWEWHKQRYA from the coding sequence ATGAACCTCTTAGTTACAGGCGGCGCAGGCTACATCGGCGGAACCGTCTCGACCATCCTCATGCAGGCAGGCCACCGCGTTACCGTGCTCGACAACCTCTGCCACAGCAAGCGCGCAGAGCTGCCCGTGGGCGCGGAGTTCGTGGAAGCTGACATCGCCGACCGTCCCCGCGTTGAAGCGCTGCTGCGCGAGCTGAAGCCGGATGGCGTCCTGCACTTCGCCGCCCTGATCGAAGCTGGCGAATCCATGCAGAAGCCCGAGATCTACTTCCGCAACAACACCGCTTCTACCCTCGCGCTGCTCGAAGCCATGCACGCCACCGGCACCAACCGCCTCGTCTTCTCGTCAACCGCCGCTGTCTACGGCGAACCGAAGTCCACGCCTATTGAAGAGACCGCCGCCCTCGCACCGACCAACGCCTACGGCGAATCCAAGCTGATGGTCGAGCAGATGCTCGGCTGGTTCCATCGCGTTCACGGCCTGCGCTACGCCTCACTGCGCTACTTCAACGTCGCAGGCGCACTCCCCGGACGCGGCGAAGCCCACGAGCCCGAGACTCACATCATCCCCTTAATCCTGGACGTCGCCCTCGGCCGCCGCGCCAGCATCAACATCTACGGTGACGACTACCCCACCCCCGACGGCACCTGCATCCGCGACTACATCCACGTCCGCGACCTCGCCGACGCCCACATCCTGGCCATCAAGGCACTGGGCGAACGCGAACGCATGATCCTCAACCTCGGCAACGGCAGCGGCTTTTCAGTCAAGGAAGTCATCGCCTCCGCCCGCCGCGTCACAGGCCACGCCATCCCCGCAGAGATCAAGCCCCGGCGCGACGGCGACCCGGCACGCCTGGTCGCAGGCTCCGAAAAAGCCAAGACCGAGCTAGGCTGGCAGCCGGAGTACCCGGAACTCGATCGCATTCTGGAGAGTGCGTGGGAGTGGCATAAACAGCGTTACGCCTGA
- a CDS encoding voltage-gated chloride channel family protein, with protein sequence MSKTSPSPFLTAQFGLLLDLARWIPISAAIGILAGSASALLLASLHLATDVRESHQWIILLLAPAGVLVGLMYHYFGRSVEAGNNLLLDEIHDPKAVIPFRMTPLILLGTFLTHLFGGSAGREGTALQTGASLADQLTRPLRLAPRDRRILLMAGISAGFGSVFGTPLAGALFGIEVLAIGRLSYEALAPCMIAAFVGDLVTNAWGIHHTIYRVTSVPEINVKGILAAMAAGAAFGLVGMAFAKTTHAISHFVRSRIPFAPLRPAAGGILVTAAVFALGTTKYIGLGIPTIVASFDHKLPAYDWAAKFLFTAVTLGTGFKGGEVTPLFYIGSTLGNALSSLLPLPPSLLAGMGFVAVFAGAANTPIASTLMAVELFGAEAGAFAGIACIISYLFSGHSSIYQSQRVGHSKHHSLSADEGLSLAVIAKARSQPRNE encoded by the coding sequence TTGTCCAAAACATCACCTAGCCCCTTCCTCACAGCACAGTTCGGCCTGCTGCTCGACCTTGCCCGCTGGATTCCGATCTCCGCAGCCATAGGCATTCTCGCGGGCAGCGCATCGGCCCTTCTGCTGGCCTCCCTCCATCTCGCGACCGACGTGCGCGAATCCCATCAGTGGATCATTCTTCTGCTGGCTCCCGCAGGCGTTCTGGTCGGCCTGATGTACCACTACTTCGGCCGCTCGGTCGAAGCTGGCAACAACCTCCTCCTAGACGAGATTCACGATCCCAAGGCCGTCATCCCCTTCCGGATGACGCCGCTCATCCTGCTCGGCACTTTCCTTACGCATCTCTTCGGAGGCTCCGCCGGGCGCGAAGGCACGGCACTGCAGACCGGAGCTTCGCTGGCGGATCAACTCACGCGTCCCCTGCGCCTTGCGCCACGCGATCGTCGCATCCTGTTGATGGCAGGCATCAGCGCCGGCTTCGGCTCTGTCTTCGGAACGCCGCTAGCCGGAGCGCTCTTCGGAATCGAGGTGCTCGCCATCGGCCGCCTCAGCTACGAGGCCCTGGCCCCCTGCATGATCGCCGCGTTCGTCGGTGACCTGGTGACCAATGCCTGGGGAATCCATCACACGATCTACCGCGTGACCTCGGTCCCGGAGATCAACGTCAAAGGCATCCTCGCCGCAATGGCCGCCGGTGCAGCTTTTGGTCTAGTGGGCATGGCCTTCGCCAAGACAACGCACGCCATCTCCCACTTCGTCCGCAGCCGCATCCCCTTCGCTCCGTTGCGTCCAGCTGCGGGCGGCATACTCGTCACCGCCGCAGTCTTTGCTCTCGGAACGACGAAGTACATCGGCCTCGGCATTCCCACCATCGTCGCGTCGTTCGACCACAAACTGCCCGCCTACGACTGGGCCGCTAAATTCCTCTTCACCGCCGTCACTCTGGGAACTGGCTTCAAGGGGGGAGAGGTCACGCCGCTGTTCTATATCGGCTCCACGCTAGGAAATGCCCTCTCCAGCTTGCTGCCTTTGCCTCCGTCCCTGCTTGCGGGCATGGGCTTTGTGGCAGTCTTTGCCGGCGCCGCCAACACCCCGATCGCCTCCACTCTGATGGCGGTCGAACTCTTCGGCGCAGAAGCAGGAGCCTTTGCCGGCATCGCCTGCATCATCAGCTATCTGTTCTCAGGACACTCCAGCATCTACCAGTCGCAGCGCGTAGGACACAGCAAACACCACAGCCTGAGCGCCGACGAAGGCCTGTCGCTCGCCGTCATCGCTAAAGCACGGAGTCAACCAAGGAACGAGTAA
- a CDS encoding TonB-dependent siderophore receptor, which translates to MLILLGFVVVGKGWAWVPEDQAVSSGVVDANAPVEVSGVVVDASGAMVPGAAVRFSPVNGTPTEVTADSAGAFHVLLKIGHYQISAVQTGYEQQERPLELASSSPTRLTLTLKIKGNVESITVVADVGYTATSAITATRVPMSLLDTPQSVYAVTSQLIEDRGAESLKDALTGIPGVQAVSLGEGRRDQVLIRGFSASTDTYIDGVKDDAPYFRDLSNTDRIEVVEGPAAVLYGRGSSGGLINRVTKQPQMEGLQGQIGFLGGSYGDKRFESDVEDGWLSNKLGVRVTGAAEKLGSQRDFFYLDRYAWAPTVRWQPNDRTQVYAQWEQLRDEREPDRGLAAISGPQGVVPIGTNYGYVTGTPTTAPHNFSHTSATDETLDIKHEFVDGWHVHNVFRQAGDVVVWSETYLNQDLSSGIFGTDVRSKPGVVTLFSSAQVSASDSPENPILTRGQTNATQSQQNVFDQAEAYRSGKFLGIEHLLLVGAEYGRQTQDRLQFTGTAPSVTLYNPDTSLAPTLSTTPSTNSRGFFQTAAVYTQDLMQLAPKWKLLAGVRFDNFKQNVDNRLPGATSPSRVDNDFSPRVGLLFQPVSSSTVYFSYSRTFDPSGEGLSLSTSSADLPPQVTTNYEVGAKVSLLGDKLTSAVAIYDLDRTNILQVSPTNPNQLIQVGEQRTLGATWSVQGSITPHWMVYGGYSWNDAVLLNSPTTFNGVSYNGKRPNDVPVNSGSLWTTYSFKGGFGAGGGLVFNTDSFAADDNLVQLPGYTRLDAMFFYRKRHVDVTAHLDNLTNTRYYDTGHSDLEIFPGAPISGSVNLKYRF; encoded by the coding sequence TTGTTGATTCTTTTGGGTTTCGTTGTCGTGGGAAAGGGTTGGGCTTGGGTCCCCGAGGATCAGGCGGTATCGTCGGGAGTCGTAGACGCGAATGCGCCGGTCGAGGTCTCTGGCGTAGTCGTGGATGCTTCCGGAGCGATGGTGCCGGGCGCAGCGGTGAGGTTCAGCCCTGTAAATGGAACTCCTACCGAAGTGACGGCGGACTCTGCCGGGGCGTTTCATGTGCTGCTGAAGATCGGGCATTATCAAATCTCTGCCGTGCAGACCGGTTATGAACAGCAGGAGCGTCCTCTAGAGCTTGCAAGCAGTTCTCCTACAAGATTGACGCTGACCCTGAAGATCAAGGGAAATGTGGAGAGCATTACCGTTGTGGCAGATGTCGGATACACGGCGACCTCAGCGATAACGGCTACTCGGGTGCCGATGAGTTTGCTGGATACACCGCAGTCGGTCTATGCCGTCACTTCCCAGTTGATAGAGGACCGTGGAGCAGAGTCGCTGAAGGATGCGTTGACGGGTATTCCCGGTGTGCAGGCGGTGAGCCTTGGCGAAGGGCGCCGCGACCAGGTGTTGATTCGGGGCTTTAGTGCGAGCACGGATACCTATATTGATGGCGTCAAGGACGATGCTCCGTACTTTCGTGACCTCTCGAACACCGACCGAATTGAGGTGGTGGAGGGGCCGGCGGCTGTGTTGTATGGACGTGGATCATCCGGTGGATTGATCAACCGTGTCACGAAGCAGCCGCAGATGGAAGGTCTACAGGGACAGATTGGCTTTCTCGGCGGAAGCTATGGTGATAAACGGTTTGAAAGCGATGTAGAGGACGGTTGGCTGAGCAATAAGCTGGGTGTGCGGGTGACTGGTGCGGCTGAGAAATTGGGAAGTCAGAGAGACTTCTTCTACCTTGACCGTTATGCCTGGGCTCCTACTGTGCGCTGGCAGCCGAATGACAGGACCCAGGTCTATGCCCAATGGGAGCAGCTGCGCGATGAGCGTGAGCCGGATCGTGGCCTTGCAGCTATCAGCGGGCCACAGGGCGTGGTGCCGATTGGGACTAACTACGGATATGTGACGGGAACGCCGACGACGGCGCCGCATAACTTCAGTCACACCTCCGCGACGGACGAGACGCTGGACATCAAGCATGAGTTTGTGGACGGATGGCATGTTCACAATGTGTTTCGGCAGGCGGGCGATGTCGTGGTCTGGTCTGAGACGTATCTAAATCAGGATCTCAGCAGCGGAATCTTTGGCACGGACGTGCGGAGTAAGCCTGGAGTTGTAACTCTGTTCTCTTCTGCTCAGGTTAGTGCGAGTGATAGCCCGGAGAATCCGATCCTGACGCGTGGGCAGACGAATGCTACTCAGAGCCAGCAGAACGTCTTCGACCAAGCGGAGGCCTACCGCTCGGGTAAGTTTCTCGGAATAGAGCATCTGCTGCTGGTAGGCGCGGAATATGGACGGCAGACACAGGATCGGCTGCAGTTTACGGGAACAGCTCCCTCGGTGACCCTGTATAACCCGGACACGAGCCTCGCGCCGACCTTGTCGACGACGCCTTCGACCAACAGTCGTGGGTTCTTCCAGACGGCAGCTGTATATACGCAGGACCTTATGCAGCTTGCCCCTAAGTGGAAGCTATTGGCTGGAGTTAGGTTCGATAACTTCAAGCAGAACGTGGATAACCGGTTGCCGGGTGCAACCAGCCCGTCGCGTGTGGATAACGACTTCAGCCCGAGGGTGGGACTGTTATTCCAGCCGGTATCGAGCAGCACGGTGTACTTCAGCTACAGCCGAACGTTCGATCCTTCGGGGGAGGGCTTGAGCCTCTCAACCTCGAGTGCGGATCTGCCACCACAGGTGACGACAAACTATGAGGTTGGAGCGAAGGTCTCTCTGCTGGGAGACAAGCTGACCTCTGCGGTTGCGATCTATGATCTGGATCGGACGAACATCCTGCAGGTGAGTCCTACGAACCCGAACCAACTGATCCAGGTGGGCGAGCAGCGGACGCTGGGAGCGACGTGGTCGGTGCAGGGCAGCATCACGCCGCACTGGATGGTGTACGGCGGCTACTCGTGGAACGATGCTGTGCTGCTGAACTCGCCGACCACGTTCAATGGGGTGTCGTACAACGGCAAGCGTCCGAATGATGTACCGGTGAATAGCGGCAGCTTGTGGACGACATACAGCTTCAAAGGCGGATTCGGTGCAGGCGGTGGACTGGTGTTCAACACCGACAGCTTTGCGGCGGATGACAACCTAGTACAGTTGCCCGGCTATACGCGACTGGATGCGATGTTCTTCTATCGCAAGCGGCATGTGGATGTGACGGCGCATTTGGATAACCTGACGAACACGCGGTACTACGATACAGGGCACTCGGATCTGGAGATCTTCCCGGGAGCGCCGATTAGCGGGAGTGTGAACCTGAAGTATCGGTTCTAG
- a CDS encoding FtsB family cell division protein, with amino-acid sequence MPVNGQSENISRLVTVAGTARERVYGWRRKAATVAVGVLALGMAYGVVFGNNGITVFLHKRQEARSLQQQMQLLQAENDRLRGHVDRLQNDPGAIEHQAREELHYTRAGEVIYTLPVAPNAPATAQPIANP; translated from the coding sequence ATGCCAGTCAATGGACAATCCGAAAACATTTCGCGCTTGGTGACGGTCGCTGGGACCGCGCGCGAACGTGTCTACGGTTGGCGGCGCAAGGCGGCTACCGTGGCGGTTGGTGTTCTGGCCCTGGGCATGGCGTACGGCGTAGTCTTCGGCAACAACGGAATTACGGTTTTCCTGCACAAGCGACAGGAGGCTCGGTCATTGCAGCAGCAGATGCAGTTGCTGCAGGCTGAGAATGATCGTTTGCGTGGACACGTAGACCGCCTGCAGAATGACCCTGGTGCGATTGAGCATCAGGCCCGTGAGGAGCTTCATTACACTCGGGCGGGTGAGGTCATTTATACGCTGCCCGTCGCCCCGAATGCTCCTGCGACAGCACAGCCAATTGCCAATCCGTAA